GGACCGAGGCGAGCGGGGCGGCAACGGAAGAGCAGGAGCAACTGGCCGAATTGCCCCCGGAGGAGATCCGGCAAGCGACGCCGCCGCAGGAGAGCTTGGCGCCGGAAGCCGCCTTGGCGGCACCGGCGGCGGAAGCACCGGCAGCCGAAGCCGCGGCGGAGGAAGCTCTCGATCCCGCCGCCGCGCTGGCCGCCCGCGTCGAGGCCGAGTTGGCGCCCTATCGCGCGGACCTGGCGGCCGGCCGGGTGACCCCTCAAGCCCTCGCCCAGCGCTTCAACGATTTCGGCCGCCAGGCGTTGCAGGCGTCCCAGTACGACGAAGCGATCTTGAAGTTTTCGGTAGCCATCCATCTCTTTCCCGAATTCGCCGGCGCCTATTCCAACCGCGGCACCGCCTACCAGCGCCGCGAGCAGCCCGAGCTCGCGGCAAAAGACTTCGAGAGCGCCGGCCGCCTAGGGTTTGGCGGCGTCCGTCTCAAGAACCAGAAAATGCCTATGAACTAGGTCCCCGCGGGACCAAGGACGCGCACTGGCCGGAAACCACGAAGCGGCACCTTTGGCCCCGCGCGGAGCGCCCTCCATTCACCGGTCTGTCCCACAGCGACGACCGGCCTTCCGGCGGTACGGCGGAGGCAGTGTCAGCGAAAGCGTGGCGAAAAATCGCTGCGGTTGATTTTTCCTGGCTACACGATCAACCATATTGGGATCGCCTTCTCCGGCCCTGGCGGCGGCGCATCAATCACTTTCCCGCGAGAGCGCCAATTCGAGCGAAATTTCAGGCTCGCAGGCCCTCGCATTAACCAAGGCTGAAGCATCTGCCACTAAAAGGGGAAAAAGTCGAACCGATCACAGGCACACGGAATGATCTTCGGCCTTTCCTCTCTGCCTCAAGCCCGGGAACTGCTGAACTGCCGCTTGTGCCGGCGGATCGCCCTGCTCGTCTGCCTGGCCATCCTGGCGGTGGAGCTGGCCTTCCTGCCGCCCACCTATGTGAAGCGCAGGGATGAGCTGCGCAGCCATCAGGAAATGGAAGTGCTTCTAACCTCCAGAGCCTCGCTCGGCTGGTATGAAGAGCATTCACCGGCGGAGATCCTGAAGCTCACCTGGCCTACCTTCGAGTTCATCTCGGTCATAGGCCTCGCCCTCTACGACGAGGAAGGCGCCCTTCTGGGCAGCCGCGGAAGGATGCCGGATCTGCGGCCCGTTGGAGGTGCGCGCGCCGCCGCGCCGGCCCAGGGCGAAGGCCCGGTCTTACGGCGGTTCCCCGACGAAGGCGCGGCCTATGAAGTCCTTTGGACGCCGCAGGCCAGTGGCCTGCCCTTCACCGTGGTGGCGCGCCTCGGCACATCGAGGATCGACGCCGAGCTCGACGGCTACATGTTCCGCGTCGGGGTGCTGATCCTGATCCTGTCCCTGGCCGTCTCCGTCGCCACTGTCGCGGTTCTCGGCCGCAGCGTGCTCACGCCCCTTCTGGCAATTCACAAGAACCTGAGGGCGGCGCACGGCGACCCGATCAATGCCGAGCGATACCGGCTCGACATCAAGGCCGACAACGAGATCGGCGAAACCGTGACCGCGCTGAACGCACTGCTGACCCGCTTGTCCGCCATCCGCCGCAGCCATATCTACGAACGGGAAAAGCGCTTTCAGGACTTCGCCGCCTCCAGTTCCGACTGGTTCTGGGAAATGGACGAGCACTTGCGGTTCAGCTTCTTCTCCGGTCGCTATACCGGCGTCACCGGCGTGCCCGAAACGGTGCTGCTGGGCAAGACCCGCGAGGAAACCGGCATTCCCGGCGTCGATCCGCAATCCTGGCGGCAGCATCTCGACGACCTGAAGAACCGCCGCCCCTTCCGCAACTTCGTGCATCCGCGCCAGCGGCCGAACGGCGATACCGTATGGCTGTCGATCAACGGTACGCCCTGGCACGACGCCGACGGCAACTTCCGCGGCTACCGCGGCACCGGGCGCGACATCACCGAGCAGATTGCGACCCAGGAAGCCCTGCGCACGGCCAAGGAAGAAGCCGAGGCCGCCAACCGCACCAAGTCGGAGTTCCTGGCCAATATCAGCCACGAACTGCGCACACCGCTGAACGCCATCATCGGCTTCTCCGAGATCATGCTGGCCGGCGAACTGCCATCCGGCACTACCCCGCGCCACCGCGGCTATCTGGAGGATATCCACAACTCCGGCCTTCACCTGCTGTCGCTGATCAACGACATCCTGGATCTATCCAAGATCGAGGCGGGGGCCGACGAGCTGGACGAGGAACCGGTCGACGCCGACGGGCTGACGCGCGCGGTGCTGCGCGTGGTGGGCCAGCGCGCGGAAACCTCCGGCGTCGCCATCGAGTGGCGCGGCGCCGCTCACCTGCCGCTGCTCTTCGCCGACGAACGCAAGCTGAAGCAGGCGCTGCTGAACCTCATGACCAACGCCATCAAGTTCACCCCGTCAGGCGGCCGGGTGTGGCTGAGCATCCGCTGCAGTCCCGGAGAGGGGTTCGTCTTCGAGGTCGCCGACAACGGCATCGGCATGGCACCGGAGGACATCCCCACCGCCCTGCGCCAGTTCGGCCAGATCGACGGCGCCTTGAACCGTAGGTACGAAGGCACCGGACTGGGCCTGCCGCTGACCAGCGCGCTGGTCGAACTGCACGGCGGGCGGCTGGAGGTCGAAAGCCGACTCGGCGAGGGCACCAAGGTCTCCATCCACCTTCCGACCAGCCGCATCCTCGAAGGCGACGGCCGGCGCCGGAAAGGCGCGTCCGGCCGATGAATCCCGCCGCGGTTTGAGAGAGGCGGGCTAGGGAAACACGCCGATGAAGCGGCCCCAGAGGTAGTGCAGCGGCGAAACGACCGCCAGCCCCAGCACCGCGAAACACAGCATGACCTTCATAGCCTTGCGCAAGGGCACGCCGAGAAAGGTCAGCCCCACCAGCACCGGCGGCGCCTGATAGGGAAAGGCGAAGATCACGAAGGCGGGAACCTGCGCCAGAATAACCGCGTCCAGCGGCCAGCCCAGGCTCTCAGCCATGGACCCGGCCAGCGGCGTGAAGACCGCCGGAATGGCCGGCAAAGTGGTCACCGTCGCCAGCGCCATGGCGCTCAGTTGCAGGACCGCGTACTTGGCGGCGTCGGGCAGGCCGGCGAAGGGAACAGCCGCGGCGGCCTGACTCCACAGGAGATCGCCCAGCCCACTGTGACTGACCACGCCACCGAGCCCGATCGTGCCGGCGGCAAAGAACCAGGGCCCGAAGTTCAGCTTGCCGATGGCCTGGGGAGGCAACAGGCCGACGCCGGGCAGCAGGCTGGCGACGGCCGCCGCGAGGCCGATCCAGGCCGAGGAGATGCCGTGCAGGCTGTCGGTGGTCCAGAACGCCAAGGTGACGGCCAGCAGGAAAGCGATCTTCACCTGGTCACGGGTCCAGGGCTCCGGCACGGCAGGCGGCAGGGCGATCCGCCGCTCGCCCGGAAAGAGGCGCAGCACCAGCAGCGGGATCAGAATGAAGGCGCCGAGGCCCAGCACCGGAAAATTCACCAGCAGGTACTCGCCGTAGGTCAGCGTGCGCCCGTAGATCGCTTCGGCCGCGCCCATCAGCACCAGGTTGGGCACGTTTGAGGTGAGGATGGTGAAGGCCGGGATCACCGCGCCGAGCACCGCAGCGATGAAGAGACCGTGGCGGCGCGGATCGTCTTCGGCGAGCCCCAGGCGGTCGGTCAGGGCGCGCACCAGCGGCGCAAAGATCAGAACCCGGCCCATGGCCGAAGGGATGAAGAAGGCGAGCAGCAGGCCGGTCGCGGAAATCAACCAGACCAGCGCCGGGTAGGACTTGAGACGCCCCAGCAGGCGATCGAACAGCGCATGGCCCATGTCGTGGCGGCCGATGACCTCGCTCAATACCATGCCGGCGAAGACCAGCCACACCGCCTTGGACTCGAAGCCGGCCAGCGCCACGTGGTCCGGGGCCAGCCCGGTCAACAACAGGGCGGCGAAGAAGATCAGCGCGGTCAGCTCCGCCGGAATTGCGAGGGTCGCCCAGAGGAAGGCCGTCAGCACCGCCAGCGCGCCAAGCGATACCAGCGACGATGCCCCCGCCATCAGGGTGCCGACGAAAACGGCGGCAAGGCCCAACGCAACGATCCTGCTGACTGTCTTCTCCACCGCCGCCCCCGGCCTCTGACCTTTCACGCCAATAACCTCACGCCGCGCGGCACGGGCCCGCCTCCTTCCGGAGGAGACTGTCGTGGACGAAAACTGTCGCGGGATGGCACCACTGACACGCGGCCGGCAGCATAGCCAATCCGCCACAGCGCGCCTAGCCGTGTGAATCCGATCTATTTCCAAGACACAGAGCAGATTCACAGGGACGGAGGATCGCCTTCGGCGATTCCAGCCAGCCCTGATCTGTTCTCGCGGCGAGACGGGCCCGGCAGCGCCTGGATTGCGGCCGCCCGCCGGGCTATGATGGCGCAAAATCCACGTGGCCAAAGCCACCTCAAATCTCCGTGGCCAACGCCACCTCAAATCTCCGTGGCCAACGCCACCTCAAATCTCCGTGGCCAACGCCACCTCAAATCTCCGTGGCCAACGCCACCTCGGAGGCTCAGCTTAAAGATTGAGGGGACGGACATGATCAAGGGACTTCACCACAACGCATACCGTTGTCGGGACTCCGAAGAGACCCGCGCCTTCTACGAGGATTTCCTCGGGCTGCCGCTGGCCAAGACGCTGGAGATCGGCACCACCAAGACCGGACGCGAGACTCAGGCGCTGCACACCTTCTACGGCCTGGACGACGGTTCCTACCTGGCTTTCTTCGAGGTGCCGGGCCAAGCCTTCGAATTCAAGCCGCAGCACGACTACGACCTGCACATCGCGCTGGAGGTGGCGCCCGAGGCGCTGGACGAGATGCTGGCGCGCGGCAAGGCCGCCGGCATCGAGACCCGCGGGCCGGCGGACCACACCTTCATCGACTCCATCTATTTTCGCGACCCCAACGGCTACGTCATCGAACTGACCGCCAAACGCCCCGAGCACGCGGCCATGATGGACCCGACAACCAACGGCGCCCGCGAGAAGCTCGACGCCTGGCAGAAGGCGAAGGCCAAAGCGGCCGAATAGGCCGCGGCGGCGAGGTTAGGCCCTTTCAATACACCAATAGTGCGATTATCATCCTCATAATTGACACTAATGATTGAGGATGTCGTCATGCTGCCTTTCGCACGCCGCAGACAGCCGCTTTCTGTGGTTCCGAGCCTGCTGTCCGCCGCTGCCTTACTCGGACTTTCGGCCTGCGCATCCTCGGATGTGGCCAGTATCAAGGCCGCCAGCAAAGACCAGATTCACGATATCCGGGTCTCGGAGGTCACCGTCTCCGTCGAAACCCCTAAGCCTCATCCCGATCTGCAGGCAGCGCTGAAGAAAGAGCTGGAAGCGGCCATGCCGGTCTGCGCCAAAGGCAATGCCGACCACAGCCTCAACGTGGTCATCACTGATTTCGAGGACCAGGATGTCGGCAAAGCGATTTTCCTGGGCGACGAGATCGAACTGAAGGGGCGCGCCGAGTTCAACTCCGTGGCCAGCGGCGAGCAGACAGGCGCCTACTTCTTGGAAAACAGCTTTGCCTGGGGCGGCTTCCTCGGAGCGGCCATGATGTCCGATGCCGAAATCTCCCTCAGCAAGGGTTTCGCCGAGAACCTCTGCAAGGAAGTCTTCGACGTCGACCTGGCACAGATCCGGAAGAACCAGAACTGAGTGGACCACCAATCCCCCCGCCGTCTTCTGTGCTGGGAGGGATTTGCGCTGTATGTGCGTTTGGCCACGATCCACCCCGGCCTCTCACGCTAGACTGGCGCTTCTCCCGAAACTCAGGCATGGAGGATGGAGCCATGGCGGACGACGGCGGCAAGAGTTACGTTCTGGGACGCCTCATCCTCGACTACATCAAGGCCTTCATGTGGCCGCTGGTGGCGGTCATCGTGGTACTGATCTATCAGGACGACGTGCGCCAAATCCTGTCCGAACGCCAAGTCGACATCTTCGGCCTGCGCATCGGCGAGAAAGTCGAGCAGATCGAATCCCAGGCCATGGCGGAAATCGAGGACATCCGCTTGCTGCTGGAAGCCCAGCAAGCCGCCCAGCAGGCCGGCGCCGAGGCGGCGCCGCAGCTCAACGAGGACATCAACGCCAAGTTGAGGAGCCTGGAGACCAACCTGTCGCGTGAGATTTCCCGGGTCCAGGTGGAACAGCAAAGTCTGCGCAGCGCGCCGCCCGCGGAGCGCCAGGCGACGGTCGAGGCGGACAGCAGCCGTGCCGGTAAGGCCGCCGCCGCCGAGCGGCGCGGCTTCGAGGCTCTGATCGACCGCGACGTCGAGGCCGCCATTGCCGCCTTCGACGAGGCGCGCCGCATCTGGCCGGAGTACCACAACGTAGCGGAGATCGGCCGCGCGCTGCGCCGCCTGGAAGACGCCCTCGCGACCGCGGAAAGCGACGTCTGGCCGCGCCTCTACCGCGAGATCCTCACCCGCTATTCCTGGGGCATTCCCGACGACCTGCGCAAGGAAATCCGCGCCGGTGCGGCGGCCGCCTATTGAGACCGCACGGATGCGGGGCGCTCGTCGATGGAGTCCCCCTTCCGCACCGCCGGCGCAGGCCACGGCGCCGTCCCCACCGGGGCCAAGCCGCAGAATTGTCATTTGCGGCCGTTCCCAATTCAATGTTCACTCACCGGCAGGGGACCTAGCGAACGCAGCTTTGCAAACCATAGGGGGTAGCTGCTCTATACCGTTGTGCCGCGACCGCTATGCCATAGAGGCAGGCGGACCTCCTGACTCGCAACGGCTGGCGTGTTAGTCTTTGACGCTGTACGTGCTGCGCAACTCGGGTTTGGAGGATGTGGTATGGCTGAAGTCAAACATCGTACAACCAATAGCGTCCGCGTATCCATTCCGATGTCCGTTGCATCGGACATCGGGCAGTTCAAGAAATCGCTGGGCAGTATCCTCGAAAGGCTCGGTTGCCCGGCCTGTTGTTCGGCGCATGACATCTATTTCGAGATGCAGCGCGACTTCCGCTTCGACGGAGATCTGGACATCGCTCAAGCGGCCTTCGCACCCAAGCGCTTGGCTGCGGCCTCTGCCCCGGTCGTGTCGGCCAGCCTTTCGCCGAAGCTGTCCGGCAACATCAAGGAAGTCTTCAAAGCGCTCGACCGCATCGTCGATCTCAGCGCGCATCCGGCCTGCACCTCGGGGGACGACCTCTTCTTGAGGATCGAGTCCAACTTTCTGATCAACGCGGCCGGACAACTCGACGAGCAGGCTCTCGTCATTGGCCGGTGAAGCCGGGTTCCGGCCCCCGCGATTGGGGGCCGGAATGGTATACACCCCCGCGCTTCGCTCGTTTTTGCAGGGGCATATCGACCGGTTGGGCGTGCTCGAGATCGAGCCGCAGACGATGTGGCTGGCGGATGACGCGATCGAAGGACCGTTTCGCGAAAACCCCAGCTTCATCGAGGCGATCTCAGCTCTGCCGGTCGCCAAGCTGATCCACAGCGTCGGCATGCCGCTCGGCGGCACGCGGCGGCCGCACCCGGACCAGATCGCCCTCACCCGCGCCACCGCGGAGCGGCTGGACAGTCCCTGGGTGAGCGAGCACCTCAGTGTTGCCGGCACACCGCACCGCTCCGCGGGGTTCCTGCTGCCGCCGCTGCAAACCGCGGAAGGCGTCGAGACGGCGGCGGCCAACATCAGGGCCTTCGCGGCAGGTATCGGTCGTCCCGTCGCGATCGAGACCGGCGTTTCCTATATCGGCCGGAAGC
The sequence above is drawn from the Pelagibius sp. CAU 1746 genome and encodes:
- a CDS encoding peptidoglycan-binding protein — its product is MSWSWRYHLTAALGTAAFLAAGAAAALEPPALEELETLLRDLGFDPGEVDGVVDEDTVAAIRRYQEFALLPGDPEPSEKLLNELRGVTAAFAALNAGKEKPPATAPAPEVPDLGAGAPRNGGAQNLPTPVAEKVIVPPPPPPPKLKPLEAARTEASGAATEEQEQLAELPPEEIRQATPPQESLAPEAALAAPAAEAPAAEAAAEEALDPAAALAARVEAELAPYRADLAAGRVTPQALAQRFNDFGRQALQASQYDEAILKFSVAIHLFPEFAGAYSNRGTAYQRREQPELAAKDFESAGRLGFGGVRLKNQKMPMN
- a CDS encoding ATP-binding protein — encoded protein: MIFGLSSLPQARELLNCRLCRRIALLVCLAILAVELAFLPPTYVKRRDELRSHQEMEVLLTSRASLGWYEEHSPAEILKLTWPTFEFISVIGLALYDEEGALLGSRGRMPDLRPVGGARAAAPAQGEGPVLRRFPDEGAAYEVLWTPQASGLPFTVVARLGTSRIDAELDGYMFRVGVLILILSLAVSVATVAVLGRSVLTPLLAIHKNLRAAHGDPINAERYRLDIKADNEIGETVTALNALLTRLSAIRRSHIYEREKRFQDFAASSSDWFWEMDEHLRFSFFSGRYTGVTGVPETVLLGKTREETGIPGVDPQSWRQHLDDLKNRRPFRNFVHPRQRPNGDTVWLSINGTPWHDADGNFRGYRGTGRDITEQIATQEALRTAKEEAEAANRTKSEFLANISHELRTPLNAIIGFSEIMLAGELPSGTTPRHRGYLEDIHNSGLHLLSLINDILDLSKIEAGADELDEEPVDADGLTRAVLRVVGQRAETSGVAIEWRGAAHLPLLFADERKLKQALLNLMTNAIKFTPSGGRVWLSIRCSPGEGFVFEVADNGIGMAPEDIPTALRQFGQIDGALNRRYEGTGLGLPLTSALVELHGGRLEVESRLGEGTKVSIHLPTSRILEGDGRRRKGASGR
- a CDS encoding SLC13 family permease; this translates as MKGQRPGAAVEKTVSRIVALGLAAVFVGTLMAGASSLVSLGALAVLTAFLWATLAIPAELTALIFFAALLLTGLAPDHVALAGFESKAVWLVFAGMVLSEVIGRHDMGHALFDRLLGRLKSYPALVWLISATGLLLAFFIPSAMGRVLIFAPLVRALTDRLGLAEDDPRRHGLFIAAVLGAVIPAFTILTSNVPNLVLMGAAEAIYGRTLTYGEYLLVNFPVLGLGAFILIPLLVLRLFPGERRIALPPAVPEPWTRDQVKIAFLLAVTLAFWTTDSLHGISSAWIGLAAAVASLLPGVGLLPPQAIGKLNFGPWFFAAGTIGLGGVVSHSGLGDLLWSQAAAAVPFAGLPDAAKYAVLQLSAMALATVTTLPAIPAVFTPLAGSMAESLGWPLDAVILAQVPAFVIFAFPYQAPPVLVGLTFLGVPLRKAMKVMLCFAVLGLAVVSPLHYLWGRFIGVFP
- a CDS encoding VOC family protein translates to MIKGLHHNAYRCRDSEETRAFYEDFLGLPLAKTLEIGTTKTGRETQALHTFYGLDDGSYLAFFEVPGQAFEFKPQHDYDLHIALEVAPEALDEMLARGKAAGIETRGPADHTFIDSIYFRDPNGYVIELTAKRPEHAAMMDPTTNGAREKLDAWQKAKAKAAE